The Thalassospira sp. TSL5-1 sequence TCATGATGATGCGGGGCGATGATATCGCCATCCGCATAATTAACGCCAAGGCCAATGACAGGCCGGTCAACATCCGGGTATGACGACATTCCTGATCCTGTGCTTTTGGCCCAATAGCGTAAGTGATTGACCCTATCGTGGTGGTGGGCCGGTGTCGAGGCTTTTAGAATGATGCCAGACACACCGGCAATTTCGCCAAACAGCAAGCATATACAGGGTCACTACATGAATAATGCTGCCATTGCCCAACGACGAACCCCCAGGGCGGTTTTCCCGGTTTTGGGGGCCGCCAGTTTTTGTCATTTGCTTAATGACATGATTCAGTCGCTGTTTACAGCGGCGTATCCGGTTTTCAAGGGCGGGTTTGACCTTGGCTATGCGCAGCTTGGTTTTCTGACGCTCACCTATCAAGTCACGGCATCGGTGTTGCAGCCGTTGGTCGGCAGCTATACGGACCGAAATCCAAAACCTTATTCCCTGTCATTTGGCATGGGGGTGTCGCTGTTGGGCTTGTTGGTTTTGGCCTATGCTAGCAATTTTGTCATGTTGTTATGCGGCAGTGCGCTTTTGGGGATGGGGTCGTCAATTTTTCATCCGGAATCCTCGCGTCTGGCACGTCTGGCATCGGGTGGGGCGCATGGTTTGGCGCAGTCGATTTTTCAGGTTGGCGGCAATGTCGGCTCGGCTATCGGGCCATTATTGGTGGCGTTTGTTGTTTTGCCAAATGGGCAAAAAAGCCTGGCCTGGTTTGCCGTGGTTGCTCTGGGCGGCATGGTGATTTTGGCCGGGTTGGGCAATTGGTACAAGTTGCAAGGACATGCCAAACCGCCCGCCCGCAAGGCTCATGATGTGAACCCCCATTTAAACCGTTCGCAGGTATCGCGTGCGCTAACCGTGCTGTTTTGCCTGATGCTGTCGAAATGGTTCTATCTGGCAAGTTTCACCAGCTATTATGTGTTTTACCTGATGGACCGTTTTACCCTGTCCGAAGGGCAATCGCAGATTTATCTGTTTGTCTTTTTGGCGGCCGTTGCGGCGGGAACCCTGATTGGCGGGCCGATTGGCGACCGGATGGGGCGTAAAAAGGTGATTTGGGTTTCTATTGCCGGAACTTTGCCTTTTGCGTTGTTTTTGCCTTATGTCGGGCTTGGCGTAACCATCATTCTAAGTGTGATTATCGGCTTTGTTATTTCATCGGCCTTTTCTGCCATTGTTGTCTATGCACAGGAACTGTTGCCGGGCCGGATTGGTATGATCTCCGGGCTGTTTTTTGGTCTGGCATTTGGTATGGGCGGGATAGCGGCGGCATTGCTGGGTGTGCTGGCCGATGCGACCAGCATCTATTTTGTCTATCAGATTTGCGCCTTTTTCCCGGCCATTGGCTTTTTAGCGGCGTTGCTGCCGGATATTGAACGTGAAACCGCGTAATTTGATGCGGCAGAGATAATAAAGGCCGCCCGACATTTGCCAGGCGGCCTTTGTGTTTGGATCGCGGTGCTGATTAACCAACCTGTTGGGCGGGGTAGCCTGCTTCATCCAGGGCGGCAATAACAGCCGCACTGTCAGGATTACCCGAAACAGTGACAAGGCCACCCGCAAGGTCGACTTCGACCTTTTCGACATCATTTACGCTGCTGGCGGCCTCGGTGACAGCTTTGACACAGTGGCCGCAGCTCATTTCTTCGACTTTAAGTTTCAGCATGGCAATTCTCCATCCGTTTGACCGGCGGTAGTGTGCACCTTC is a genomic window containing:
- a CDS encoding heavy-metal-associated domain-containing protein; the encoded protein is MLKLKVEEMSCGHCVKAVTEAASSVNDVEKVEVDLAGGLVTVSGNPDSAAVIAALDEAGYPAQQVG
- a CDS encoding MFS transporter is translated as MNNAAIAQRRTPRAVFPVLGAASFCHLLNDMIQSLFTAAYPVFKGGFDLGYAQLGFLTLTYQVTASVLQPLVGSYTDRNPKPYSLSFGMGVSLLGLLVLAYASNFVMLLCGSALLGMGSSIFHPESSRLARLASGGAHGLAQSIFQVGGNVGSAIGPLLVAFVVLPNGQKSLAWFAVVALGGMVILAGLGNWYKLQGHAKPPARKAHDVNPHLNRSQVSRALTVLFCLMLSKWFYLASFTSYYVFYLMDRFTLSEGQSQIYLFVFLAAVAAGTLIGGPIGDRMGRKKVIWVSIAGTLPFALFLPYVGLGVTIILSVIIGFVISSAFSAIVVYAQELLPGRIGMISGLFFGLAFGMGGIAAALLGVLADATSIYFVYQICAFFPAIGFLAALLPDIERETA